GCACAGCCTTACTGTTATCCATGCTGCTGATGTCAATCAAGGTGCATGTTTCACACTTTGTTTTATTAAGCAAAACCTGCCATCCCAGAGGGAAACACTTTCCTGTTTAAGCATTCCACCTGTTTCATGTATGATTGAGATGGAAGAAGTGGTTGTGGGGGAGCCTCAGAAATGCTGATTTTGGCTGTATAAATCCTACTTAGTCTGTGCAGTTGGCAAAATTAAAAGGGTGGCTTATGTTATTAAACTGCGCTGCTTTAATCATCGGCAACAGAAACTCAAGGTTGCAGGAGCGGTGTGGGGATTAAAGTATTTTTACCACAAAGCCAACATATCCATTCTGATCTCTGGGAGAAGGGGACGCTCTCCTGCTGCTCCTCCTCACgcactccctcactcactcactccctgaCTGGCTGGCTCGCTCAGTCCCTGGCTTCACCTTTCTCCACTGCGTGCAGGTAGCTGCGGGCTCTTTGTTTGtcgtttgttattgttttactgcacgATGTGAAGATAACATGCGATTCCGATGGAGTTCTACCTGGAAATCGACCCTGTGACTTTGAACCTGATCATCCTGGTTGCCAGCTATGTCATCCTGCTGCTGGTATTCCTGGTGTCCTGCGTCCTGTACGACTGCAGGGGGAAGGACCCCAGCAAGGAGTATGACTCTGAGCCAGCCCTAGCCACCCAGTCCCCTATCAGGCTGGTGGTGATGCAGAGCTCCCCTGCCACAGCCCGCTTTGGAGAGAAGGTCGCCAGCACGTACGAGGCCCCCACCGACCTCACAGAGAAGAGAAGTACTTTGGTCTAAAAGTGATACACTGTgtttccacccccccacccccttccgCCCCACTTGGAGAAActgttctgggtttttttttttgttgtttttcttttctacaAATGTTCACATTCAACCTGCAGAAGATGAGGTTTAAAAGGTAAGTGATTTGCTACACTTCATTTTCGGATCATGATATATTTAGTGTGTGATAAGTGTGCCTGAATTGTTCAAGGCTTGAACTCCTTTATCAAACTGTTTAAAGCTGTATTGTGCTTAAGCAGTCGGCTTAATGTCCACTATTGCTGTCTGTCACATATTGTACACGCCTGATTCACATTCAGTGTGCTTTAGTTTAAGCAATCAACTTAATCTCACTGTAATCATGTCACTATATCCAGGTGcaaatttagttttaaaaaaaacaatatgtaatATATTACATTAATAAAAGAATATACTGCAATTATTAACTTGCATGTAATCCCTCTTGCAATATCAGTGTACTTAACACTAACAGACAAAGGTCAGTGCAAAAGCACTTCTCGGTCGTAGTTTCATGTTTCGATAAGAACTGCACCTATTTACACGAGGCAATGCCTATTCAtgcctttattttacaatttCATAACTTTAGGATCAATTTGTAAAATGCTTTACAGCATTATAGAGTGTCTGGAAATTGCTATCTAGTTTTGTTATTCTCACTCAAACATTTCTGCCTCTGGTCTAGTTGGTACAACATGGTGTCCATTTTCAAAGTGAACAGGCAGTCGACTAACCCGCAGTTTAACAGTGCAAGAAACTAAATCTGCAGCTTTGTGGTGTGCTCTTTATCCCTCACAGAACTAGGGTGAGAGCACATTTCAGCTGGTCTACATGTGAATCTAATCTAGGTATCTGtgaaaacagtccttaaaaggGTCAAGGGTTGGGGTTATCCACAGCATTCATGAACATGAATCCTGACTGGTGATGAATGGAGACCAGCAGGCAAATACTCTGGGTATGCAGGAGTGAGGCTGTTGAGGGTCATACTGCCAGCTGGATGGACTGTGTTAATAATGCAACTCATTTTGGTATCACAGCATGCGATCACTAAGAGCATTTTAATAAGCCATCAGCAGAAACCCACAATAAATCGACTTCCAGCATGCTGTAAACTTTATCTTATCCGTGCCAGTCAACCAGCAACTTGGACTCTGCGCTCAAATAAGGGTACCAGCACAAACACCCCCTTTGTCATGACGGCTATGCTATTAGAAACACTTCATTCTCACCCCTTTTGAAGTCGTATCCCATTATGAAGCTCCGCTGCGTTGCTCAGATATCCCAGGTGACGCACGATCAAAAGCAATCCATTTGTTTGCAGCTTTTTCCGTAGAACAGAAGCGGCAGAAACAATTGTATCTGTTGCTGGTCTTTCGCAGGGACAGGGTGAATTAATTTACGCAGTTTAGTCCTTAGCAGAGCATGCTTCTCTGGAAAGTTATCGGGCTACAAGAGAGGGCATCTAAGAATGAATTACCAGTGCTTTGAGGTCAGCGACAGAACCCTGCCAGCAAGCGCAAAGATCTGTTTATGTGCCTCTTTAAATATTTCGAATTGAGCTGAAGTAAGTTCAGAATGGTTTAGTTTAATTTTAAATCTCATGAATCCAAGATTGCTACTGGTATTCTCTATAACATGTAATGTTTTGTGAAATTGCACCTAATTGCTCTTAACACCAATAATTTTCTTATCTCTAAAACGTGTAAATCTAAGTTCCTGGAAGATTAACAGTGCTTGCGAATTGGACCGATGTCAACAAACTAAGACAATGCCTTTGAGGTGCTCCCTTGCTATCGGGGTGTAATTTGAGTTTTTCTGGGAAAACAGTACATTAGAAATAATGTTATTCTGGTCGTAAACATTTTTGCAACAGCACCCCCTCGTTATTTCACAAAATCTGTTCAACTGCAGTTCGATGGCGGGTCGACTTTCCACTCGATAACAGCATCCGACAGACGATCCCAGATCACTGGCTTGGTTCGGGTCAGCTCTGATCTCGTATAGCCAAGGAATGAGGATGGTGGGACTGCTAACCGCTATCTGTTTCCCTGGCCCTCCCCAGAAggtgtttgtagttttattatactTGGTTGAGCAGTGGACATCCCTTTGCAGTATAAAGTGCTTTGGCCAATGTTGATGCAAATGCACTGGGGGAGGTGagataatacaatataatatgagTTATTTGCATTTCACAGCAAGCAAATTTGTGACCATGTACCAATTCTTTATAGATCATGAACCTTACAAGCCTTACCTTACAGACCTGTGCATAACATAAGGGTGCAGTGATGGTGAATATTGACTGAATTCTGCACTTAAGGAAACCAGACTTCTTCTTTGGCATGAGCTTATGATGAATACTCGTCTAAGCCCTAAGCTTCATCTCAATCCCTGACAAGTCCTTGTATATAAATAGAAGATTACAGTGGACAGACCCCCAAGCTCCTGCACAAAACCAGGCAAATCCCCACCTGCGCAATCAGTAATCAGATCTATAATCTGTATAGTGCTGGGCACTCcgtttcagtgttttgttttaaggTGGGTCTCAGGGGACTACCAACACCATGcattactaaaagaaactaaaattcaatgacaaatgtttcaattcGATGCCTTTTTCAAtcaattgagtgtttaatagttatggatgaaacaCCAAGGATTACAAACCCAAGCAGTTGAATATTattgtctctaaaatatcaattccttcgaaggacttggcaattgatttaaaaaaggaattggaaatggaattggaattgaaaaaacagCATTGACCTTCCAATGTTCTAATTGCAATGTGACCCGCAGCTCAGGAAGTTGATTTTTAGAAGTAACCCTGTGCCTCAAGCCAATGAAAGAGAAGGCCCTGGAAACAGAAGCAGGTCTCTGTTAAACACACCATTGGATCAGGTCAATTATAACCCATCCAAACACCCTACTGATGAGCTTTTATAGaacttactgtacagtacatcatctctcctgctctcataatatattattattattattattattattatttatttcttagcagacgcccttatccagggcgacttacaatcgtaagcaaatacatttcaagtgttacaatacaagtaatacaataagagcaagaaatacaataacttttgttcaagtgtgacaaaccacaattcaataatacagcagataatattgatagttacatcaggatatgattaaatagtgatagttacatcaggatatgattaaatacaaaatactacaggttaaacacttggcagattacagtattctgaagtacaggattaaatgcagcaaaatagggggcagataagagcaaaataaagcacatttaaatgaagggtgatagtgtcccaggatacaaacagaggagttctacaggtgctgtttgaagaggtgagtcttaaggaggcgccggaatgtggtcagggactgggcagtcctgacatctgtaatATATCTCACATTCTCCAAGGATCCAGAGATGAACAATTCCCATTGCAATTTGAAAAGGAATTAATTACCCTCAATTCCCTTATTAATTATACACCTCCAGGAAGCGAAGCGCTGGCAGTGCCTCGTGAGGGAGTGAAACCATGTGCCTGTGTTTACACTGGGAACAACACTGCGGCTTGGCAGAAAGCTAGCATGGAATGGTTGGGTTCCACCTGCACAGCAGCGTGCACTGTGTGTGGAGCCAGGTCTAAATGTTGTGACACTATGACAGTGCTGCTAACCAAAGTAGAACAGGCTCTTCATGCTTTTTGGGTCTAGCAAGGGCATGACACTGCTTAAGCTTCTTACACTCTTTCTTACCACACCTCGAATACAAAATTAGCTTTCTCTCCTTCTGActccagacaaaaaaaaaatcaatggcaatACAGGTGTTGGCACTAAAATATCAGTACTAAGGGATCAAAGGGGTAAGAGTAGTACAGGGGCTATGGTGTGAACCATTAGTGGATGGTGCCACAGTGGTAGCATGTTCCATCATTGCATTACAATGGTATGATATCAATATCAGGAAGTGTGCTGTTCTATTAGCACCTCGCTGCACATGTTCTAAATCCTTTGTGCTGCCCTTGCTAGTGGTCTGTTAAGGGTGCTTGCTGTGGTTCTTTCCtcagttttttttataatggTATCCAACTGGTATTTTACGaactttataaataaataaatacatatcaaaaCCATTCTGGTTTGCAAAACAACAGGAAGGGTAAAACAATAGATTGTTAAAGTATGTTATATTGCTGAGCTGGTTGGTGAACTGGTGCAACACACAAGGACAGTGTCCCATTTCAACAGTGGAAAGTGGGTCAGATTCCACATCAGTTAAGCTGACAGAAAAGTATTTCTTATCTAAGTTATTCCAGGCCCATACGTGCCAGTACAGTGAGgatactgtgtgtatgtgtctatatatataagaTTAATACTATGAATTAGGATTCTCTTGCAGCATAGAACAGGCAGGAGGTACCATGTCCTGTTGCAGCCTTTGTGAAATGTGGTATTTGAATACAGCGGGGTATTGTACTGTACGGTATGTAGCTGCTTCACACATACCTTTCCAGTAATGCAATCATCGCGCTCTTCTGGAAAATATTTTTGGCGCTAGCTTGGGCAACCCCTGCCGTGCTCTGTAACCGTGCACCACGGCATTCTCCAAGGCATGTGGCACTGAgctgtttctgcaatcagctgAAGAACATTTAGTCTAGACAGGACAGCGTTGTCAGATAAACCAGGCTTGCTGCACCCTCATCTTGCAGAACAAACATCACTGACGCACTGCAGCGTTTGGTATGTGGCCCGGGAACATGACCAATCCACATGAGAAGAATATATCTAAAAGTGAAACGTCTTAAATTATTTCTGTTTTCCCCCCCCTCATTTGTGGATTTCTCACCCATGCCTGTGTTCCCAAAAGAGAAACTGACATTTGCGTAGTTATCCATGATCGTTTACTGAACTGAACCCGATCTTCGTCAGGTTACACTTCCAGTATTTCCGGTTACTCGGATGCTTAGacttgtttagtttatttaaaagGTGAAAGGAATTGCAGCTCAGTCAACAAAACTAGCAGGTTTATCACCAGCTTATCAAAATGTAGGCTTTGTTCAAATGTTTGCCCACTGTGGTTTTACAGgtgtttatttaatattgtaaCCCGTGTTCGCTTCAGAGAAAATATTAGCAAAAAACAGCCTAGCATTTGCCCTGACTAATTTCTTCTCTGACTTAGCACCGGAGTAGCTGTGTTTAACTGGGAAGATGCCCAGTGTTAGATCTTCACATCTTTCACAGGACCCAGTGGTGTTCCTAACTGTGAAGTGAACACTATTTCCCACATTCACTTCTGGACTCTCCGGGACACTACACTTTCTTGCGTGTGTGTTTGTAGTCTTGTGCTGTTTTTGCATACAGATGAAAGCCCTCCCCCCTATTCTGCGCTTGTATGTGGCGATTATTTCTGCAACGCTGGTCAGCGACTGGGTTATCGGTTTATTGCAATGTAAAAACGGAACCAAAGTGGAATACCTCTTGATAAACACGCATTTGCCATTCTCCTGCATAGAAACAGTGCAGCAGGCTGAAGGCGTTATCACTGGTGGAAGGGTTCGATTGCATCGTCCCTTTGGGCATGTCAAAGGTATACTTCAtcttcatttcttacctgtgtgTACTTTAATATGatgtattgctgtttctgcttggatcagtATTTACCAGGATTAGTAACAGCAGCAGCAAAAATGTCTTTTTTCTAAAAGGtacatttctgaagtgaggtggtttcGATAGTGACCACTAGGGGTGCGCAACTGATTTCTGCCCCCCTCTACAACTCTGGCAATACTAGGTTAGCACGTATGAAATCTCATGTCTTTTAGGAGTGGTTTTATGAACTGTTTTTTGCATGAGAAAAGTGGTCCTTCCATCTTAGACCTGTGACTCTGTTACCTGTTACTTTTCAAGccctatactatgcatttattgaGCTTCATCACTGATAACTgtggttttacaatgcttaatCATACTTATCTGTGATCTCCTTTGCATAATTTGAAAATGATTATAAAGAAGTTCAGTAAGAGACAGGTAATGGATACAAGAACAGACCCTATATGCTACGAGACCTGCACTGAATCTTTCTGGGCATCGCTGGAGAGTAAACAGATTGTAATCATATGGTGTCTGTGGTCTTCCTGGTGTGCCTGTTAATGTCAATGTCAACCCCTGCTGCTTCTGCTGGATGCGGCTACTGAGCCATTGGGTCCCTTTGAGGctcaaaaaaatctatttttctttctttctatggcTGTATTCATTTGTAAGAAGCCTTTCACCGAACTCTATTGACCCTGATCTAAGCCTTTTCCTTCCTTATCACTCTTGCTTTGCATTCAACCAAATTCAGagcagtagtgtttttttttttaataacactgtGTTTGTAAATGAAAAAGGAATTCACAGATTATCATTTGAATATAAATTCATTTTTTCTTtatggaaataaaaaatgaatgagaTGAAAACAATGACGATAACGGTCAGTACGGTATTACAATGGAATCCgatgctattttattattaatattttaatttttctttaagGGAGCATTCTAAAACActtccaaaaaataaatcaaaactccAAAATGTATCAGAAAGTGTCCCTTCTGCATGCAGAGGTTCCCTCCTCTACCCAGACCAGCAGATTTCCTTTCTGACACGACTCCACAAACCTGCCAGACAGGAAGCTATTGTTATTTACAGTGCATTATAGGAAACGAAGAGCAAGGTGACTCccaaaacaacacaacaaactTGAACTactgcttcttttttttcacttttgtttttggCTTGAGTGCAGAGGTTATGCAGGTTCAACAAGAGATGGGACATATATGTTCAGGCAGAAAACCAATACAGAATGTTCCCTGCTTATAAACACAGGAGAGAGGGCAGGCTTAAAACAAGACATTGCAAGTAGGCAAATTATTTAAGAATCAAACCCCTCCGAGCTGTTTTATCATACCAAGTCAGAACCCATAACTGTTTATTCCAATATAACAAACTGAAATTGCTGAGATGGGTTCTTTTAACTGGGGACAACCACAACCAGACCTGTGTGCGAGTCCAGCTCATTGCTTACAAAGACAATTCAGCTGCATCTCCTTAAGCCTCTTTTGTACAGGAACGGATCGTCTTGGAGGTTTGCCCTTGTATGTAAAAGCTTACCCAACCCTGCAGTGAAAAGCATGCTGTAACCtgttacacatttcaaacgtGGCATCAGAATGGTGAACTCCCAGCTGCCTCTGCTTTACGttcagtggcactggaacagtttttaaagtgggggtgctgaaagccattgaacaaaacgaacccctgtatatgatggaagccatgcaaagccaaaGGTGCTGCTGCACCCCCCAGCACCCCTGTTTATGCTCAGAGAATCTGTGGGGTCCACACACCGCATCTAACAAAGGAAAACTTTATTTGACAGAAAACCGCCTGAATTAAAAgcttaagaacaaaaaaaaaaaaaaaaacgtgcttaaTTAAAATGCACATGTTTATCACCTGGATACATGTGTTACAGGAAATGAAGATGGCATGCACTGGGTGTGACTGCACAATATAGGACAACTGTTTGGGATTCAGCTAGTATCATTATCTCTGAGGTAAAACCAGTAATTCCTCTTCATATAACAAGATGAGCAAGGCACACCAAGGTGACTTGAAATGTGGTAGCAACCGAGCTgccataaaataaattaatcccTTGCAATCGTCCTGCATTCATTCTTTAACGGTTGTGAAACTAAAAACGAAAAATATGCACTTAACCTAGCGTGGCAAGACACAGCCTGATCTTGTGCAGTCCCTATTGGTCAGATCTGCGATGTAGCGCTGGTTGGTGTAGAGCCTTGTCGGTCACGTGACGGGTAATGCCTCGCTGGATATGAATGGCGAGGTTGTAATTAAGTGCTGGGGACTTGCTGAGAAGGGTTATCTCGAAATGTTAGCAAACGAGATGGTCAAAAACTCGCCTTAGCTACCAAACCCGTGTCAAAATGAAAccaaaatttaaaacaatgcatattTAGGTATTTAGGAGCTCGTTACGTACTGAACGGGTGGTCGATGCGCGAAAGGCCTTTTATTTCCTCGTTTTTTAACATCAGCAATAATACTGAACCGCTGGACGtagaacagtattttttttttttttgttgtttattttattttctttctcggCGGGTCATTGCAAAATGAAGAGGGTTAACAGTTTTCAGAGGTAAGCCAGTCCCGTTGAAGTTTCCTCTACTtgtattagttttttgt
The DNA window shown above is from Acipenser ruthenus chromosome 17, fAciRut3.2 maternal haplotype, whole genome shotgun sequence and carries:
- the si:ch73-256g18.2 gene encoding small integral membrane protein 36, which translates into the protein MEFYLEIDPVTLNLIILVASYVILLLVFLVSCVLYDCRGKDPSKEYDSEPALATQSPIRLVVMQSSPATARFGEKVASTYEAPTDLTEKRSTLV